A region of Antedon mediterranea chromosome 8, ecAntMedi1.1, whole genome shotgun sequence DNA encodes the following proteins:
- the LOC140056654 gene encoding uncharacterized protein isoform X2: MMVDTDDKFRDFCQKISNAYPGNKTKELRFLLHDPYLPNGVLAGEGYSGMYLFNELKSRGKIAYNDVNLVSEIADVTENECAKTIVMKYKQEIQCNARSISSLSLYRKTLYKAMGVITENKGGDLHKLIDYYGLNHQEFTNKWDLVFYLETELKLENTTEKLNRFAEQLNGGAKVILLAEQQGTGGATGGGEGSSSTTTRPITKTTTKTTTSRDHPRESTPLAPLNKDFF, from the exons ATGATGGTTGATACTGATGATAAGTTTAGAGACTTTTGCCAAAAAATCAGTAATGCCTATCCTGGGAATAAAACAAAGGAGTTAAGATTTCTTTTACATGATCCGTACCTACCAAATGGTGTATTGGCAGGGGAAGGTTATTCGGGAATGTACTTATTTAATGAGCTCAAAAGTAGAGGCAAAATCGCATACAATGATGTTAACCTTGTATCAGAAATTGCAGATGTAACAGAAAATGAATGTGCCAAAACTATTGTAATGAAATACAAACAAGAAATCCAGTGTAATGCTAGGTCTATTTCGAGTTTGTCTTTATATCGTAAAACACTTTATAAAGCTATGGGTGTAATCACAGAAAATAAGGGGGGTGATTTACACAAATTAATTGACTATTACGGATTGAATCATCAAGAATTTACAAATAAGTGggatttagtattttatttagaGACAGAACTCAAATTAGAAAACACAACAGAGAAATTGAACAGGTTTGCTGAACAGTTGAATGGAGGTGCAAAAGTCATATTGCTAG CTGAACAGCAAGGTACTGGTGGTGCCACTGGTGGAGGAGAAGGCTCTTCATCAACAACAACTAGGCCTATAACAAAGACAACGACGAAAACAACAACATCAC GTGATCATCCGAGAGAAAGTACACCATTGGCTCCATTAAATAAAG ATTTTTTCTGA
- the LOC140056654 gene encoding uncharacterized protein isoform X1, which translates to MMVDTDDKFRDFCQKISNAYPGNKTKELRFLLHDPYLPNGVLAGEGYSGMYLFNELKSRGKIAYNDVNLVSEIADVTENECAKTIVMKYKQEIQCNARSISSLSLYRKTLYKAMGVITENKGGDLHKLIDYYGLNHQEFTNKWDLVFYLETELKLENTTEKLNRFAEQLNGGAKVILLGQSAVDNSGARPAIAEQQGTGGATGGGEGSSSTTTRPITKTTTKTTTSRDHPRESTPLAPLNKDFF; encoded by the exons ATGATGGTTGATACTGATGATAAGTTTAGAGACTTTTGCCAAAAAATCAGTAATGCCTATCCTGGGAATAAAACAAAGGAGTTAAGATTTCTTTTACATGATCCGTACCTACCAAATGGTGTATTGGCAGGGGAAGGTTATTCGGGAATGTACTTATTTAATGAGCTCAAAAGTAGAGGCAAAATCGCATACAATGATGTTAACCTTGTATCAGAAATTGCAGATGTAACAGAAAATGAATGTGCCAAAACTATTGTAATGAAATACAAACAAGAAATCCAGTGTAATGCTAGGTCTATTTCGAGTTTGTCTTTATATCGTAAAACACTTTATAAAGCTATGGGTGTAATCACAGAAAATAAGGGGGGTGATTTACACAAATTAATTGACTATTACGGATTGAATCATCAAGAATTTACAAATAAGTGggatttagtattttatttagaGACAGAACTCAAATTAGAAAACACAACAGAGAAATTGAACAGGTTTGCTGAACAGTTGAATGGAGGTGCAAAAGTCATATTGCTAG GACAAAGCGCTGTTGATAATAGTGGAGCAAGACCTGCTATAG CTGAACAGCAAGGTACTGGTGGTGCCACTGGTGGAGGAGAAGGCTCTTCATCAACAACAACTAGGCCTATAACAAAGACAACGACGAAAACAACAACATCAC GTGATCATCCGAGAGAAAGTACACCATTGGCTCCATTAAATAAAG ATTTTTTCTGA
- the LOC140056595 gene encoding uncharacterized protein isoform X2, with protein sequence MGDIEDTFTDFRQAFSNAYLGNGYLKLRFLLQDHLPISVLSSKYNTGMNLFNSLKDREKEVKLNDTRVKWKRFADQLNTKAQIILLEYNPSGADDTEGAPSISTGAQATTSTDGGICRQSSTQNSDLTAQELMEIAKKLGFDWEELAIAGLGFKKPDIDRLKMDNRNSIIGAIFGMLDAWSKKVSVAEHTRRSQLVNALKKIERNDLAEEVEINNIL encoded by the exons ATGGGGGACATCGAAGACACATTTACCGATTTCCGTCAAGCGTTTAGTAACGCTTATTTAGGTAATGGATACCTGAAGTTGAGATTTCTTCTACAAGATCACCTGCCAATATCGGTGCTTTCAAGCAAATACAACACCGGGATGAACTTATTTAATTCACTTAAAGACAGAG AAAAAGAAGTTAAGTTAAACGACACACGAGTGAAATGGAAACGGTTTGCTGATCAGTTGAATACAAAAGCACAAATTATATTACTGG AATACAATCCTTCAGGTGCCGATGATACAGAAGGAGCACCTTCTATTTCAACAG GTGCTCAGGCTACAACATCAACAGATGGAGGGATATGTAGACAATCATCTACACAAAATAGTG atttaactGCTCAGGAGTTAATGGAAATCGCAAAGAAACTTGGGTTTGATTGGGAAGAGCTAGCAATCGCTGGTCTTGGCTTTAAAAAGCCGGATATTGATCGCTTAAAAATGGACAATCGTAATAGTATAATAGGGGCAATTTTTGGGATGCTGGACGCTTGGTCCAAAaaggtatcagtggctgaacaCACCAGGCGTTCACAACTTGTTAACGCTCTCAAGAAGATCGAAAGAAATGATCTGGCTGAGGAAGtagaaataaacaatatattgtaG
- the LOC140056595 gene encoding uncharacterized protein isoform X3 has product MGDIEDTFTDFRQAFSNAYLEKEVKLNDTRVKWKRFADQLNTKAQIILLEYNPSGADDTEGAPSISTGAQATTSTDGGICRQSSTQNSDLTAQELMEIAKKLGFDWEELAIAGLGFKKPDIDRLKMDNRNSIIGAIFGMLDAWSKKVSVAEHTRRSQLVNALKKIERNDLAEEVEINNIL; this is encoded by the exons ATGGGGGACATCGAAGACACATTTACCGATTTCCGTCAAGCGTTTAGTAACGCTTATTTAG AAAAAGAAGTTAAGTTAAACGACACACGAGTGAAATGGAAACGGTTTGCTGATCAGTTGAATACAAAAGCACAAATTATATTACTGG AATACAATCCTTCAGGTGCCGATGATACAGAAGGAGCACCTTCTATTTCAACAG GTGCTCAGGCTACAACATCAACAGATGGAGGGATATGTAGACAATCATCTACACAAAATAGTG atttaactGCTCAGGAGTTAATGGAAATCGCAAAGAAACTTGGGTTTGATTGGGAAGAGCTAGCAATCGCTGGTCTTGGCTTTAAAAAGCCGGATATTGATCGCTTAAAAATGGACAATCGTAATAGTATAATAGGGGCAATTTTTGGGATGCTGGACGCTTGGTCCAAAaaggtatcagtggctgaacaCACCAGGCGTTCACAACTTGTTAACGCTCTCAAGAAGATCGAAAGAAATGATCTGGCTGAGGAAGtagaaataaacaatatattgtaG
- the LOC140056595 gene encoding uncharacterized protein isoform X1: MGDIEDTFTDFRQAFSNAYLGNGYLKLRFLLQDHLPISVLSSKYNTGMNLFNSLKDRGDISYTDVNIMSEIAKVTKNATAKSCVKAFIEDVGLRYDASEGITLSSYRKTLYNAMDEITEVECGDVHNLTAYYGLGHLGFQNKWDVVFHLEKEVKLNDTRVKWKRFADQLNTKAQIILLEYNPSGADDTEGAPSISTGAQATTSTDGGICRQSSTQNSDLTAQELMEIAKKLGFDWEELAIAGLGFKKPDIDRLKMDNRNSIIGAIFGMLDAWSKKVSVAEHTRRSQLVNALKKIERNDLAEEVEINNIL, from the exons ATGGGGGACATCGAAGACACATTTACCGATTTCCGTCAAGCGTTTAGTAACGCTTATTTAGGTAATGGATACCTGAAGTTGAGATTTCTTCTACAAGATCACCTGCCAATATCGGTGCTTTCAAGCAAATACAACACCGGGATGAACTTATTTAATTCACTTAAAGACAGAGGTGATATTTCATACACTGATGTTAACATAATGTCAGAAATTGCGAAAGTGACAAAGAATGCCACTGCAAAATCCTGTGTAAAGGCATTCATAGAAGATGTCGGTCTAAGATATGATGCCAGTGAGGGTATAACATTGTCGTCATATCGTAAAACACTGTATAATGCTATGGATGAAATTACTGAAGTTGAATGCGGTGACGTTCATAACTTGACTGCGTACTACGGTTTAGGTCATCTtggttttcaaaataaatgGGATGTTGTTTTTCACTTAGAAAAAGAAGTTAAGTTAAACGACACACGAGTGAAATGGAAACGGTTTGCTGATCAGTTGAATACAAAAGCACAAATTATATTACTGG AATACAATCCTTCAGGTGCCGATGATACAGAAGGAGCACCTTCTATTTCAACAG GTGCTCAGGCTACAACATCAACAGATGGAGGGATATGTAGACAATCATCTACACAAAATAGTG atttaactGCTCAGGAGTTAATGGAAATCGCAAAGAAACTTGGGTTTGATTGGGAAGAGCTAGCAATCGCTGGTCTTGGCTTTAAAAAGCCGGATATTGATCGCTTAAAAATGGACAATCGTAATAGTATAATAGGGGCAATTTTTGGGATGCTGGACGCTTGGTCCAAAaaggtatcagtggctgaacaCACCAGGCGTTCACAACTTGTTAACGCTCTCAAGAAGATCGAAAGAAATGATCTGGCTGAGGAAGtagaaataaacaatatattgtaG
- the LOC140057631 gene encoding uncharacterized protein codes for MKKSFFKNYSLAEVKVREATSNDPWGPSSSILSEIAELTENVVLFTEIMAMLWKRMNDHGKNWRHVYKALIVLEYIIKKGSERVAQQCKENIFAINTLKDFRFVDDNGKDQGVNVREKSKHIVALLKNDTQLKSERSCVLKTNETSAQSSHGLGSDRKKNKTETGSSSSASPTSNGAYHIPTAGSRGTQVNQPTSTTSQQSTIAGVLHATHEPKSFNETPAASSSQQPVKVTSVVTSTPVMSSAFGPQIEMSENDFCMLKSIVSNYYDRHGCLIMLKVLFADLVRKHKLDSVTSTMDLLNALAASGDVSHDDITILYDTINLTGHLALQSEIRKQFQLFPDVKQRLVTRFTKYRQKIMQFGMGIGEQDVVKIDGYYNNPVMKYESSWKMVYDLEYRQIIKENKIKEFIALLNDLNLPWAAELLE; via the exons ATGaagaaatcattttttaaaaactattcaCTTGCTGAGGTCAAAGTTCGAGAAGCAACGTCGAACGATCCTTGGGGCCCGTCGAGTTCTATTCTGTCAGAGATTGCAGAATTGACTGAAAATGTTGTGTTATTCACAGAAATAATGGCCATGTTATGGAAACGGATGAATGACCACGGTAAAAACTGGCGGCACGTTTATAAAGCTTTAATAGTGctagaatatataataaagaaagGGTCTGAACGGGTGGCACAACAGTGCAAGGAGAACATCTTTGCTATCAACACATTGAAAGATTTTCGGTTTGTTGATGACAACGGAAAAGATCAAGGAGTGAATGTACGAGAGAAATCAAAGCATATTGTTGCTCTACTGAAGAATGATACACAGTTAAAATCTGAAAGATCCTGTGTTCTGAAGACAAATGAGACATCTGCACAATCGTCTCACGGACTTGGCAGTGACAGGAAGAAAAATAAAACTGAGACTGGATCAAGTTCAAGCGCATCACCAACTTCTAACGGAG CTTACCATATACCTACTGCAGGTAGTAGAGGAACACAAGTGAATCAACCAACATCAACAACGTCACAACAGTCCACTATCGCAGGTGTATTACATGCAACACATGAACCAAAATCATTCAACGAAACACCAGCAGCATCATCATCTCAACAACCTGTAAAAGTCACAAGTGTAGTCACTTCAACACCTGTAATGTCATCAGCATTTGGCCCACAAATAG AAATGTCCGAGAACGATTTCTGTATGCTAAAATCGATTGTTTCAAATTATTACGACCGGCATGGATGCCTGATTATGCTGAAGGTACTGTTCGCAGATCTAGTGCGTAAACACAAACTCGACAGCGTAACTTCTACAATGGATTTGCTAAACGCGTTAGCTGCATCAGGTGACGTCAGTCATGATGACATCACTATATTGTATGATACCATCAACCTAACTGGGCATTTGGCTTTGCAGAGTGAGATAAGAAAACAGTTTCAACTATTTCCAGATGTAAAACAAAGACTAGTCACCAGATTTACAAAATACAGACAGAAAATAATGCAATTTGGAATGGGAATTGGCGAACAAGATGTAGTAAAGATTGATGGGTACTATAACAATCCAGTCATGAAATACGAAAGTAGTTGGAAAATGGTATATGACTTAGAATATAGACAGATCATCaaggaaaacaaaataaaagaattcaTCGCATTGTTGAATGACTTGAATCTACCGTGGGCTGCAGAATTATTAGAATAA
- the LOC140056899 gene encoding uncharacterized protein, with protein sequence MAEKFQKLLADISEDYLGERYLWLRLLLHDHVPIECLDKSTTGLELFNELGDSDYISTNDVALLWDVAEVTSQKAVKRRISEYKTSVQCSDTDGTRLTAYRKALFKTLRNVGAKDLTQVIGYYNIRALGLNKWDTVFYLEKEGRLDNSQEKCTIFANLINQMAKNMLLASLSADDDQTTPLNQATRCVPVNSSNEVSTPMPQQPPVAATSTGVAAHSTPGTSEAQKMSENDFQLLKTIVSKYYDSHGCLVMLKVLFADHVRNKAKLSTITSTMDLLNELVASGDVSHDDITMLYNTIKLTGHFGLQNDIRKQFKTFPNVRQIQITEFTEYRQKIMQFGMGMSEEERKTINGYYNNPVKDYTNDNWNMIYDFECRKIIKERKIQEFVDILKKLNLTCAAELE encoded by the exons ATGGCAGAAAAGTTTCAAAAATTGTTGGCAGACATCAGTGAAGACTATCTTGGTGAGAGGTACCTATGGCTAAGATTGCTTCTGCACGATCACGTACCGATTGAATGCCTTGACAAGAGTACAACAGGCCTGGAGCTATTCAATGAACTTGGTGATAGTGACTATATTTCAACCAATGATGTGGCTCTTTTGTGGGACGTGGCTGAGGTTACCTCACAGAAGGCTGTTAAACGTCGTATCAGTGAATACAAAACGTCTGTCCAATGTAGTGACACAGATGGTACAAGATTGACAGCATATCGGAAAGCTCTATTTAAAACGCTCAGGAATGTTGGAGCCAAAGACTTAACCCAAGTCATTGGCTACTACAACATTAGGGCCCTGGGCTTGAACAAATGGGATACTGTATTCTATCTCGAGAAGGAAGGCCGTTTGGATAATTCCCAAGAAAAGTGTACAATATTTGCGAACCTTATTAATCAGATGGCAAAAAATATGTTACTAG CTTCTCTATCTGCAGATGATGATCAAACAACGCCATTGAACCAAGCAACGCGATGTGTTCCTGTGAATTCATCCAACGAAGTATCAACACCAATGCCTCAACAACCACCTGTTGCTGCCACCAGCACAGGAGTAGCTGCACATTCAACACCAGGAACGTCAGAAGCACAAA AAATGTCTGAGAATGACTTCCAATTGCTGAAAACTATTGTTTCAAAATATTACGACTCCCATGGTTGCTTGGTTATGCTGAAGGTGTTGTTTGCTGATCATGTGAGAAATAAAGCCAAACTAAGCACCATAACTTCTACAATGGATTTGTTAAATGAGTTAGTTGCATCAGGTGACGTCAGTCATGATGACATCACTATGTTGTATAATACTATCAAATTAACTGGACATTTCGGTTTACAGAATGACATAAGAAAACAGTTCAAAACATTTCCCAATGTTAGACAAATACAAATTACCGAATTTACAGAATACAGACAGAAAATAATGCAATTTGGAATGGGAATGAGTGAAGAGGAAAGAAAGACGATTAATGGATATTATAACAATCCAGTCAAGGACTATACAAACGATAATTGGAATATGATATACGACTTCGAATGCAGAAAGATcattaaagaaagaaaaatacaagAATTTGTCGATattttgaagaaattaaatCTTACTTGTGCTGCAGAATTGGAATAA